The proteins below are encoded in one region of Apium graveolens cultivar Ventura chromosome 4, ASM990537v1, whole genome shotgun sequence:
- the LOC141718835 gene encoding uncharacterized protein LOC141718835, with the protein MLKWEIELGQFDFEYCPRTAIKGQALADFILEFDSEVDNKAIVLAEPSSQGNPPINVREEFPHPWWILHVDGAVNNNGAGAGIVLITLKGHRLMSVIHFKFYVTNNDVKYEALINGLKIALEVGVINLIARSDSELAFGSDRLEGVPREENSNADALAKMGS; encoded by the exons ATGTTAAAGTGGGAAATAGAGTTGGGACAATTCGATTTCGAATATTGCCCTCGGACAGCGATCAAGGGACAAGCGTTGGCTGATTTCATACTTGAGTTTGATTCTGAAGTGGACAATAAGGCTATAGTGTTGGCAGAACCTTCCTCACAAGGAAATCCTCCTATTAACGTGAGAGAAGAGTTCCCACACCCTTGGTGGATCTTACATGTCGATGGGGCCGTGAATAATAATGGAGCAGGAGCTGGGATTGTTTTGATCACCCTGAAAGGGCATCGTTTGATGAGTGTCATTCACTTCAAGTTTTACGTCACCAACAACGATGTTAAATATGAAGCATTAATCAATGGTTTGAAAATAGCTCTGGAAGTGGGGGTCATAAACTTGATCGCTCGGAGTGACTCAGAGTTAGCG TTTGGAAGTGATAGGCTAGAAGGTGTACCAAGGGAAGAAAATAGCAATGCAGATGCCTTGGCAAAGATGGGGTCGTAA